The following proteins come from a genomic window of Geothrix edaphica:
- a CDS encoding peroxiredoxin, translated as MTSLIGHPLPAFSLQDDQGATVTAADLRGRWTVLYAYPKDSTPGCTTEACDFRDNLARVQSLGAQVYGISRDSLKSHQNFITKQQLPFRLLSDPDCALLKPLGAFGKKVMYGKEVEGIIRSTFLVDPKGLIRHAWPKVSVKGHVQDVLDVLTRLKG; from the coding sequence ATGACTTCGCTCATCGGGCACCCCCTCCCCGCCTTCTCCCTCCAGGACGACCAGGGCGCGACCGTCACGGCCGCGGACCTCAGGGGCCGCTGGACCGTGCTCTACGCCTACCCCAAGGACAGCACCCCCGGCTGCACCACCGAGGCCTGCGACTTCCGCGACAACCTGGCCCGCGTGCAGTCCCTCGGCGCCCAGGTGTACGGGATCAGCCGGGACAGCCTGAAGAGCCACCAGAACTTCATCACCAAGCAGCAGCTCCCCTTCCGCCTGCTCTCCGACCCCGACTGTGCCCTGCTGAAACCCCTCGGGGCCTTCGGGAAGAAGGTCATGTACGGCAAGGAGGTCGAAGGCATCATCCGCAGCACCTTCCTCGTGGACCCCAAGGGCCTCATCCGCCACGCCTGGCCCAAGGTGAGCGTGAAGGGGCACGTGCAGGACGTGCTGGACGTCCTCACCAGGCTGAAGGGCTGA